In Myxococcus stipitatus, the following are encoded in one genomic region:
- a CDS encoding DUF1592 domain-containing protein, with protein MTLPRSVSILLLCAGAAACDGSAKYSHHPGGEDPNPPGEPGPGPGPGPGPGAITPAPAKFSCDANAAPSDLPLPRLSRTQLMNSLRFAVGRALPNEADALWENLTPALVRYPLDRRIAAPGDLKGGFSRLDQSIQQTQIDVMYDLGKAVAQELTSTDARRNTLLGSCASDSQTANDRACLENFIKGWGSRVLRYPLPAAEVTAFADIAGSTPVDKAAVADVITTLLNSPWFLYRVEHGSTAGQAVSPLSAFELASKLSYQLWQAPPDDALWAAATDGSLLTANGFNTQLDRMMKSPRLRSSLDEFVSEWLRLDELPSLVALRNDPVYQAFVGAEMPTDASRTAMFEDVQLSAWNTLTSGGSVSDFLNDRKSYTADPFLAAIYGVPVWNGSGPAPVIPSQNRSGLLTRPALLATGTPSTRPIHRGYMVRNAMLCQQVGAPPPNASTRPPAPTENMTTRQAVSQLTSGGSCGGCHNNTINPPGFVLEGFDALGRERTVERLFTAQGQETGKPAVDTSADVWLYDSEQRAITNPADLTRMIDESQLFETCVAQHYFRFAHARVESTSRDGCLLSEMETVARSGAPMADLLKTVARHPTFKQRSFQ; from the coding sequence ATGACGCTTCCTCGCTCCGTAAGCATCCTGCTGCTTTGCGCTGGCGCGGCCGCTTGTGATGGCTCCGCCAAGTACAGCCATCACCCCGGCGGAGAAGATCCCAATCCGCCAGGAGAGCCCGGTCCTGGCCCTGGTCCTGGACCGGGGCCCGGCGCCATCACTCCAGCACCCGCGAAGTTCTCCTGCGACGCGAACGCCGCGCCCTCCGACCTGCCGCTGCCCCGGCTGTCCCGCACGCAGTTGATGAACTCGCTTCGTTTCGCCGTGGGACGTGCCCTTCCGAATGAAGCGGATGCCCTCTGGGAGAATCTCACCCCCGCCCTTGTCCGCTATCCCCTCGACCGGCGGATCGCCGCGCCCGGTGACCTGAAGGGTGGCTTCAGCCGGCTGGACCAATCCATCCAGCAGACCCAGATCGACGTCATGTACGACCTGGGCAAGGCCGTGGCGCAAGAGCTCACCAGCACGGACGCGCGCCGCAACACACTCCTGGGCAGCTGCGCGAGCGACAGCCAGACCGCCAACGACCGGGCCTGTCTGGAGAACTTCATCAAGGGATGGGGCTCGCGCGTCCTGCGCTACCCGCTGCCCGCGGCGGAGGTCACCGCCTTCGCCGACATCGCCGGGTCCACTCCGGTGGACAAGGCCGCGGTGGCGGACGTCATCACCACCCTCCTGAACTCGCCCTGGTTCCTCTATCGCGTCGAACACGGCAGCACCGCGGGCCAGGCGGTCAGTCCCCTCTCCGCGTTCGAGCTGGCCTCGAAGCTTTCCTATCAACTCTGGCAAGCGCCTCCGGACGACGCGCTCTGGGCCGCCGCGACGGATGGCTCGCTGCTGACCGCGAACGGCTTCAACACCCAGCTCGACCGGATGATGAAGAGCCCGCGACTGCGAAGCTCGCTGGATGAGTTCGTCAGCGAGTGGCTGCGGCTCGATGAGCTGCCGTCACTCGTCGCGCTCCGGAACGACCCGGTCTACCAGGCGTTCGTCGGCGCGGAGATGCCCACGGACGCCTCGCGCACCGCGATGTTCGAGGACGTCCAGCTCTCCGCCTGGAACACCCTGACGTCCGGGGGCTCGGTGAGCGACTTCCTCAATGATCGAAAGTCCTACACGGCCGACCCGTTCCTGGCCGCCATCTACGGGGTCCCCGTGTGGAATGGCTCGGGCCCGGCGCCGGTCATCCCGTCCCAGAACCGCAGCGGTCTGTTGACGCGCCCGGCGCTGCTGGCCACGGGGACACCTTCGACGCGTCCCATCCACCGAGGCTACATGGTGCGAAACGCCATGCTCTGCCAGCAAGTCGGAGCCCCGCCCCCCAACGCCAGCACCCGGCCTCCCGCGCCGACGGAGAACATGACGACGCGACAGGCGGTGTCCCAGCTCACCTCGGGGGGCAGCTGCGGGGGATGCCACAACAACACCATCAATCCTCCGGGCTTCGTGCTGGAAGGCTTCGACGCGCTCGGACGGGAGCGCACCGTGGAGCGGCTGTTCACCGCCCAGGGGCAGGAGACCGGCAAGCCCGCCGTGGATACGTCCGCCGACGTCTGGCTCTACGACTCCGAGCAGCGCGCCATCACCAACCCCGCGGACCTCACGCGGATGATTGACGAGAGCCAGCTCTTCGAGACGTGCGTCGCGCAGCACTACTTCCGCTTCGCGCACGCCCGCGTGGAGTCCACCTCCCGCGATGGCTGCCTGCTCTCGGAGATGGAGACCGTCGCGCGCAGCGGCGCGCCGATGGCGGACCTCTTGAAGACCGTCGCCCGTCATCCCACGTTCAAGCAGAGGAGCTTCCAGTGA
- a CDS encoding DapH/DapD/GlmU-related protein, giving the protein MPIDRLMRIHTPESVASGERVFSPEFKAMSERVLRVTELTSRLNVLPFEDEAGKAALFEKILGRPLPRRVTVYPPFYTDHGLRLDLAERVFINQGCTFLDYAGIRLGEGVMVGPKATFITVSHPVDPGDRRLYLTGAPIDVAENVWIGAGATILPGVKIGRDAVIAAGAVVADDVPAASLVTGAKATVRRRW; this is encoded by the coding sequence ATGCCCATCGACCGCCTCATGCGCATCCACACCCCGGAGTCCGTCGCGAGCGGGGAGAGGGTTTTCAGCCCCGAGTTCAAGGCCATGAGCGAGCGGGTGCTGCGGGTCACCGAGCTGACGTCGCGGCTCAACGTCCTGCCCTTCGAGGACGAAGCGGGCAAGGCGGCGCTGTTCGAGAAGATCCTGGGCAGGCCGCTCCCGAGGCGGGTGACCGTCTATCCGCCGTTCTACACGGACCATGGCTTGCGCCTGGACCTCGCCGAGCGGGTGTTCATCAATCAGGGCTGCACGTTCCTCGACTACGCCGGCATCCGATTGGGGGAGGGGGTGATGGTCGGCCCGAAGGCCACATTCATCACGGTCAGCCATCCCGTGGATCCGGGAGACCGGCGGCTGTACCTCACGGGGGCCCCCATCGACGTGGCTGAGAACGTCTGGATTGGCGCGGGTGCCACCATTCTGCCTGGGGTCAAGATCGGGCGGGACGCGGTGATCGCCGCGGGAGCGGTTGTCGCCGACGACGTGCCCGCCGCGAGCCTGGTGACGGGCGCCAAGGCGACTGTTCGCCGCCGGTGGTGA
- a CDS encoding FecR domain-containing protein → MAPRDFRAELRREDSLRREQGMPPAVRARLWSRLKDTREPKTPWHRRPQVWGLATAAVAVALVVFFMRTPAVRTLGGLEVARASADLTVREEAEGVEIQGGEASLVDTVRGITVENEGPLVVRREPSGVRLVRGRAEFSVNHREPGAAPAVVLVSGGAIEIMGTRFTVEEQGTQGTVTLHEGAVAFRRLGGEVVHMSVGQTLAWPVVESTEPVLREPVPPAPERPQPLAAPVLKASPPRASTPSAEEVLRELEVLRGRHEFEQAARYLEESMRRQPLATRERLSFELGSLLTHQLKDSQRACAHWVRHAQQFRRGHYTEAVRRARETLSCEGGR, encoded by the coding sequence ATGGCTCCCCGTGATTTCCGTGCGGAGCTCCGGCGTGAGGACTCGCTCCGCCGCGAGCAAGGGATGCCGCCCGCGGTCCGGGCCCGGCTGTGGTCGCGGCTGAAGGACACTCGCGAGCCGAAGACCCCATGGCACCGACGTCCCCAGGTCTGGGGACTCGCCACGGCCGCGGTGGCCGTGGCCCTCGTGGTGTTCTTCATGCGGACTCCGGCTGTGCGCACGCTCGGGGGGCTGGAGGTCGCGCGGGCCAGTGCGGATTTGACGGTGAGGGAAGAGGCCGAGGGTGTGGAGATTCAAGGGGGTGAGGCCTCCCTGGTCGACACGGTCCGAGGCATCACCGTCGAGAACGAGGGGCCGCTGGTCGTCCGCCGTGAGCCCTCCGGGGTTCGGCTGGTCCGGGGGCGCGCGGAGTTCTCGGTGAACCATCGCGAGCCCGGCGCGGCCCCCGCCGTCGTGCTCGTGTCAGGTGGCGCCATCGAAATCATGGGCACGCGCTTCACGGTGGAGGAGCAGGGGACGCAAGGCACTGTCACCTTGCATGAAGGCGCCGTTGCCTTTCGGCGGCTCGGCGGAGAAGTGGTTCACATGAGCGTGGGGCAGACGTTGGCGTGGCCGGTGGTTGAATCCACCGAGCCCGTTCTTCGCGAGCCCGTGCCTCCTGCGCCGGAGCGTCCCCAGCCGCTGGCGGCGCCGGTCTTGAAGGCCTCGCCTCCTCGCGCTTCGACTCCGAGCGCCGAGGAGGTGTTGCGGGAGCTGGAGGTCCTTCGCGGCCGTCACGAGTTCGAGCAGGCGGCGAGGTATCTCGAGGAGTCGATGCGCAGGCAGCCTCTGGCGACGCGGGAGCGGCTCAGCTTCGAGCTGGGCTCGTTGCTGACGCATCAACTCAAGGATTCGCAGCGCGCTTGTGCGCATTGGGTGCGGCACGCACAACAGTTCCGGCGAGGGCACTACACGGAGGCGGTCCGGCGTGCTCGTGAGACACTGTCCTGTGAGGGCGGGCGATGA
- a CDS encoding RNA polymerase sigma factor codes for MSRVLHPKASLALPARPVSFDTLYEEHADDVHGWATRYAAGRSGWAEDVTHDVFLKAWEHQAWLREEDVRGWLFRVTQNVAFSALRREKTFRQRIADLLFAGQSSQTETTPEADLARREAVRSATAALDRLPGQERVVMALKILDDLSQREIAQLLSLSEGYVSKLISRAHGRLSAWGWRVDDGSP; via the coding sequence ATGTCGCGTGTTCTCCACCCCAAGGCCTCGCTCGCCCTGCCTGCTCGGCCTGTGTCGTTCGACACCCTCTACGAGGAGCACGCCGACGACGTCCATGGCTGGGCCACGCGGTATGCCGCGGGGCGTTCGGGTTGGGCCGAAGACGTCACGCATGACGTGTTCCTCAAGGCTTGGGAGCACCAGGCCTGGCTGCGGGAGGAGGATGTGAGGGGCTGGCTCTTTCGCGTCACGCAGAACGTGGCGTTCTCCGCCCTGCGCAGAGAGAAGACGTTTCGACAGCGCATCGCGGACCTCTTGTTCGCGGGGCAGTCCAGTCAGACGGAGACGACGCCGGAGGCGGACCTCGCGCGGAGGGAGGCAGTGCGCAGTGCCACGGCGGCGCTGGACCGATTGCCGGGGCAGGAGCGGGTGGTGATGGCATTGAAGATTCTGGACGACCTGAGCCAGCGCGAGATTGCCCAGCTCCTCTCGCTGTCAGAGGGCTACGTATCGAAGTTGATCAGCCGTGCCCATGGGCGCCTGTCGGCCTGGGGATGGAGGGTGGACGATGGCTCCCCGTGA